The Altererythrobacter sp. CAU 1644 genome has a window encoding:
- a CDS encoding VOC family protein, whose amino-acid sequence MSGLRFSMMALVVPDYDQGIAYYHGALGFTLVEDTDMGGGKRWVVVDPGSGARLLLAKASNDRQSASIGNQTGGRVGFFLETENFAATHARFIAQGVTFEEAPRSEPYGMVAVFSDPFGNRWDLIETRNAA is encoded by the coding sequence GTGAGCGGCTTGCGCTTCTCGATGATGGCATTGGTGGTACCCGATTACGATCAGGGTATCGCTTACTATCATGGTGCGCTGGGGTTCACGCTGGTCGAGGATACCGACATGGGTGGCGGCAAGCGCTGGGTGGTGGTCGATCCCGGCAGCGGCGCCCGACTGCTCCTCGCCAAGGCAAGCAACGACAGACAGAGCGCATCAATTGGCAACCAGACTGGCGGCCGGGTTGGCTTTTTTCTGGAAACTGAGAATTTCGCGGCGACCCACGCACGTTTCATCGCTCAAGGAGTGACCTTTGAGGAGGCTCCACGAAGCGAGCCGTACGGCATGGTCGCCGTATTCAGCGATCCTTTTGGCAATCGCTGGGATCTGATTGAAACCAGGAATGCAGCATGA